From the genome of Desulfotignum phosphitoxidans DSM 13687, one region includes:
- a CDS encoding MarR family winged helix-turn-helix transcriptional regulator, with amino-acid sequence MENKTSMQIMMRLRQIIQEMSRHSKQLQEKYKITLPQLICLNEIADHGPIAIGALTQIVFINNSTVTGIIDRLERRNLVHRVRISKDRRQVHVEITQAGRNFLENAPTPIHHRFMEKLEKMNSQDVSLLMWGLELLVDMLAQTDPASPSPTPPLHLIEADDDMSVPNGNI; translated from the coding sequence ATGGAAAACAAAACCAGTATGCAGATCATGATGCGGCTGCGCCAGATTATTCAGGAAATGTCGAGGCATTCCAAACAGCTGCAGGAAAAATACAAAATCACGCTGCCCCAGCTGATCTGCCTCAATGAAATTGCGGATCACGGACCCATTGCCATCGGCGCGTTGACCCAGATCGTTTTCATCAACAATTCCACGGTCACGGGCATCATCGACCGTCTGGAGCGCCGGAACCTGGTCCACCGGGTAAGAATCAGCAAGGACCGGCGCCAGGTGCATGTGGAAATCACCCAGGCCGGCAGAAATTTTCTCGAAAATGCGCCGACCCCCATCCATCACCGGTTTATGGAAAAACTGGAAAAAATGAATTCCCAGGATGTATCCCTGCTCATGTGGGGGCTTGAACTGTTAGTAGATATGCTGGCCCAGACCGATCCGGCCTCCCCCTCACCGACTCCGCCGTTACATCTCATTGAAGCAGATGATGACATGTCCGTTCCCAACGGAAACATCTGA
- a CDS encoding class I SAM-dependent DNA methyltransferase, with protein sequence MKDFSFVLPQVDKADQGKEKIIVTYKGETRELLTHDYGEIYKIPGLYENLFYDTLACQSPQVVCGLLEKAMNGNASNSQDRVALDVGAGNGMVGEELAKIGFNTIIGVDIIEEAVEATLRDRPGIYDEYFIEDLTDLPEKVEQKILEKDPNCMSIVAALGFDDIPPEAFASAYNLISEDGWIAFNIKDEFLQDNHPSGFSKLIDEMVASDIMEIVEKERYQHRLCLDGTPLNYYAVVGRKQEPVSDTFIAQYQ encoded by the coding sequence ATGAAAGATTTTTCATTTGTTTTACCGCAAGTCGATAAAGCCGATCAGGGAAAAGAAAAAATTATCGTCACCTACAAAGGGGAAACCCGAGAACTGCTCACCCATGATTACGGGGAAATTTATAAAATACCCGGTCTGTATGAAAACCTGTTCTACGACACACTGGCCTGCCAGTCACCCCAGGTCGTGTGCGGGCTTTTGGAAAAAGCCATGAACGGCAATGCTTCTAATTCACAAGACCGGGTGGCCCTGGATGTCGGAGCCGGCAACGGCATGGTGGGAGAAGAACTGGCAAAAATCGGTTTTAACACCATCATTGGTGTGGATATTATTGAAGAGGCGGTCGAGGCCACATTACGGGATCGCCCCGGCATTTATGATGAGTATTTTATTGAAGACCTCACGGATCTGCCTGAAAAAGTGGAACAAAAAATCCTTGAAAAAGATCCCAACTGCATGTCCATCGTGGCGGCCTTGGGGTTTGACGACATTCCACCGGAAGCGTTTGCCAGTGCATATAACCTGATTTCCGAAGACGGGTGGATCGCCTTTAACATCAAAGATGAATTTCTTCAGGACAATCACCCGTCCGGTTTTTCAAAACTCATCGATGAAATGGTGGCCTCCGATATCATGGAAATTGTTGAAAAAGAAAGATATCAGCATCGGCTGTGCCTGGACGGCACCCCGTTGAACTATTATGCGGTGGTGGGAAGGAAACAGGAACCTGTTTCCGATACCTTCATTGCGCAATATCAATAG
- a CDS encoding biotin--[acetyl-CoA-carboxylase] ligase, whose translation MMDLGIPGLMPAHCCGCSGFVVPVCESTMNLAWHLHNRNRFPEYAWILAHAQTRARGRQGRVWVSEPGSLAVTLRLPDTAENLGPLLSMATALPLIRALADIDIPACIKWPNDILVNDRKAGGILIEEKQGVFMAGIGMNIRNAPENSVMENFFHLPAGCLNISDVNLSLFDIWRCFLKNILDRFSALTADPAAVVREVNTALAWKNEPVVLEHTKIFDGPAIVLGVDDQGRLEVRTNKGIVHIRSGTVTPRVT comes from the coding sequence ATGATGGATTTGGGTATCCCCGGTCTGATGCCGGCCCATTGCTGCGGCTGTTCAGGATTTGTCGTTCCGGTATGTGAGTCAACCATGAATCTGGCATGGCACCTGCACAACCGGAACCGGTTTCCCGAATATGCCTGGATTCTGGCCCATGCCCAGACCCGGGCCAGGGGACGGCAGGGCCGGGTCTGGGTGTCCGAACCCGGCAGCCTGGCCGTCACCCTGCGGCTGCCGGATACGGCTGAAAACTTAGGCCCGCTGCTGTCCATGGCCACGGCCCTGCCCCTGATCCGGGCACTGGCAGACATCGATATTCCGGCCTGCATCAAATGGCCCAATGATATCCTGGTCAATGACCGCAAGGCCGGGGGAATATTGATTGAAGAAAAACAGGGTGTTTTCATGGCCGGGATCGGTATGAATATCCGGAACGCCCCTGAAAACAGTGTGATGGAGAATTTTTTTCATCTTCCGGCTGGATGTTTGAACATTTCTGATGTAAACTTATCCCTTTTTGACATATGGCGGTGTTTTCTGAAAAACATTTTGGATCGGTTCTCTGCGTTGACAGCAGACCCGGCCGCCGTCGTTCGGGAAGTGAATACCGCTCTGGCATGGAAAAATGAACCGGTCGTGCTGGAACATACCAAAATTTTTGATGGTCCCGCCATTGTTCTGGGGGTGGATGACCAGGGGCGCCTTGAGGTCAGAACAAATAAAGGCATTGTTCACATCCGTTCGGGAACCGTTACCCCCAGGGTGACATGA
- a CDS encoding flavodoxin family protein, whose amino-acid sequence MNILTLLGSARKKGNTATALGWVEDALTGMGHDVTRVYLHGRHLNGCMGCNQCKQVLDAPGCVQQDDVPEILAQMVAADLILYASPLYFWGASAQLKAVIDRTYSLYTRYHETDHASLLEGRRQAVLMTGAGGWDNNAEGAFTAFKRMQKPHKTHYAGEWFIGNCTTPSAMTPAIKNKALDFARQISV is encoded by the coding sequence ATGAACATTTTAACCTTGCTGGGCAGTGCCCGGAAAAAAGGAAATACCGCCACCGCTTTAGGGTGGGTGGAAGATGCCCTCACGGGCATGGGCCATGATGTCACCCGGGTGTATCTTCACGGCAGACATTTGAACGGGTGTATGGGCTGCAACCAGTGCAAACAGGTACTTGATGCCCCGGGATGTGTCCAGCAAGACGATGTCCCGGAAATTCTGGCGCAAATGGTGGCTGCGGATCTGATCCTCTACGCGTCTCCCTTGTATTTCTGGGGAGCGAGCGCCCAGCTCAAAGCGGTCATAGACCGGACCTACAGCCTGTATACTCGGTACCATGAAACCGACCACGCCTCGTTGCTGGAAGGACGCCGTCAGGCTGTTTTAATGACGGGTGCCGGCGGATGGGACAACAATGCGGAAGGGGCCTTCACCGCGTTCAAACGGATGCAGAAACCCCACAAAACCCATTATGCCGGTGAATGGTTTATCGGTAACTGCACCACACCTTCGGCGATGACCCCGGCCATTAAAAACAAGGCCCTGGACTTTGCCCGGCAGATCAGTGTGTGA
- a CDS encoding pyruvate carboxylase, translating to MEAKTFEQVVREIKGKKILVANRGITARRIIRSIREELMAVPVLTVTDVDKTAPFTSGAQELMLLGENPRAYLDIDHILKLAKEQDVVAVHPGWGFASEDAGFPKKCAEKGILFIGPPTEPMTLLGNKVKVRELARKLDVPVVPGSLDAVEVAEAREIALEMGLPVMLKAEGGGGGRGIYEIYDMDQLETAFSKAAVLAQASFGNPRIYVEKLLTSVRHIEIQVIADQHGNVFAFDERDCTVQRNHQKLVEITPSPWPKMTEELRQRLKDYAKALVAAVGYYSLATVEFLVDEHQNPYLIEVNTRLQVEHGITECRYGIDLVEEQIAVAFGSTLRFTQEKTRPVAHALQVRINCEDPRNDFAPNAGHIVRYISPGGPGVRLDSCIAGGYEFPSNYDSAASLLIAHGDSWEKTLAVMNRALKEYVIGGLKTTIPFHLKIIANPVFRSGEYDTRFVEKTPGLMRYQDSESEALRLSRLIADISAMGYNPHVQLSDYRGVSDKRVGAFNPVLPALPPLPASGPYPRGDRQALIDYVRDSGIVHFSDTTARDITQSNSGNRFRLAEDKLMGPYLDRCGFFSLENGGGAHFHVAMMANMTYPFNEARMWDQFAPLTPKQILVRSTNLLGYKPQPGNLMQFTSEFICEHHDIVRCFDFLNHIDNMRPLAEVVMNSRGNVWQPAVSLSWAKGFDVNHYMGVVAEIIRQAADVAGVSAQKACSLFILGLKDMAGVCPPRFITALVTAIRKQYPDLVLHYHRHCTDGLFVPAVGAAAKAGAHIVDTAIGAAVRWYGQGEVLSTAAYMEEELGLKIRLNKDMIRHSNFVLKQIMPWYDRYTAPFFQGIDHDVIHHGMPGGATSSSQEGAMKQGYIHLLPQMLKFLAGTRQIIKYHDVTPGSQITWNTAFLAVTSAYQRGGEEEVDHLLWILDAVISTPEDEMDDTLKEERQVLYKDSNDAFKNLLLGKFGRLPLGFPPDWVYESAFGKNSAKALSDRTESSPLDGLPSIDIESEKQALEKQINRIATPEELVMYLNHPGDALKTILFRQEFGNPNRVPLDVWFEGLVPGRELFFTDTEGKPHAMKILGIESPDDKGMAVVRYTLDAEVFIHTVKVADAAGPGADTMQMADPNNPYHAAAPSNGDLWIMYVKPGDVVKAGEELFNITIMKQEKAVVSPVEGIVESVLKTADYKFDKKMVPVKKGELLVKLGPVPRKCAACDTPVADKAYKFCPQCGKKI from the coding sequence ATGGAAGCAAAAACATTTGAACAGGTGGTCAGGGAGATCAAGGGAAAAAAAATCCTGGTAGCCAACCGAGGCATCACAGCCCGGCGGATTATCCGTTCCATCCGCGAAGAACTCATGGCGGTTCCGGTTCTCACCGTGACCGATGTGGACAAAACCGCCCCCTTTACCTCCGGTGCCCAGGAACTGATGCTTTTAGGGGAAAATCCCCGGGCATACCTGGATATCGACCATATTTTGAAACTGGCCAAAGAACAGGATGTGGTGGCCGTGCATCCGGGATGGGGATTTGCTTCCGAAGATGCCGGTTTTCCGAAAAAATGCGCGGAAAAAGGGATCTTGTTCATCGGTCCGCCCACGGAACCCATGACCCTTCTGGGCAACAAGGTAAAGGTCAGAGAACTGGCCCGGAAATTGGATGTGCCTGTGGTTCCGGGTTCTCTGGACGCCGTGGAGGTGGCCGAAGCCCGGGAGATCGCCCTGGAGATGGGACTGCCGGTCATGCTCAAGGCCGAGGGTGGCGGCGGGGGCCGGGGCATCTATGAAATCTATGACATGGACCAGCTGGAAACCGCGTTTTCCAAGGCTGCGGTCCTGGCCCAGGCCTCTTTCGGCAATCCCAGAATTTATGTGGAAAAACTGCTCACCTCGGTGCGGCACATTGAAATTCAAGTTATTGCGGACCAGCACGGCAATGTATTTGCTTTTGACGAACGGGACTGCACGGTCCAGCGGAATCACCAGAAACTGGTGGAGATCACCCCGTCCCCCTGGCCGAAGATGACCGAAGAACTGCGGCAACGGCTTAAAGATTATGCCAAAGCCCTGGTGGCGGCCGTGGGCTATTATTCCCTTGCCACGGTGGAGTTCCTGGTGGATGAACACCAGAATCCGTATCTCATCGAGGTGAACACCCGGCTCCAGGTGGAGCACGGGATCACGGAATGCCGGTACGGCATCGACCTGGTGGAGGAACAAATTGCCGTGGCATTCGGGTCCACTTTGCGGTTCACGCAAGAAAAAACCCGGCCCGTGGCCCATGCCCTTCAGGTGCGCATCAACTGCGAAGACCCCAGAAACGATTTTGCCCCCAATGCCGGCCATATTGTGCGGTATATCTCGCCGGGAGGCCCCGGGGTCCGGCTGGATTCCTGTATTGCCGGCGGGTATGAATTTCCCTCCAACTATGACTCGGCCGCCTCGTTGCTCATTGCCCATGGTGATTCATGGGAAAAGACCCTGGCCGTGATGAACCGGGCGTTAAAGGAATATGTGATCGGCGGGCTGAAAACCACCATCCCGTTTCACCTGAAAATTATTGCGAATCCCGTGTTCAGATCCGGTGAGTATGACACCCGGTTTGTGGAGAAAACCCCGGGACTGATGCGGTATCAGGACAGCGAATCCGAAGCGTTGCGCCTGTCACGGCTGATCGCGGATATTTCTGCCATGGGATACAATCCCCATGTCCAGCTGTCCGACTACCGGGGTGTGTCTGACAAGCGGGTGGGAGCGTTCAACCCGGTGCTGCCGGCCCTGCCCCCGCTTCCGGCGTCCGGGCCTTATCCCCGGGGCGATCGTCAGGCTTTGATCGATTATGTCCGGGATTCCGGGATCGTTCATTTTTCAGACACCACGGCCCGGGATATCACCCAGTCCAACTCCGGAAACCGGTTCCGCCTGGCCGAAGACAAACTCATGGGGCCGTATCTGGACCGGTGCGGATTTTTCTCCCTGGAAAACGGGGGCGGGGCCCATTTTCATGTGGCCATGATGGCCAACATGACCTATCCGTTCAATGAAGCCAGAATGTGGGACCAGTTCGCGCCCCTGACGCCCAAGCAGATTCTGGTGCGATCCACCAATCTGCTGGGGTACAAACCCCAGCCAGGGAATCTGATGCAGTTCACCAGTGAATTCATCTGCGAGCACCATGACATTGTGCGGTGTTTTGATTTCCTTAATCATATCGATAATATGCGGCCCCTGGCCGAGGTGGTGATGAACTCCCGGGGCAATGTGTGGCAGCCGGCCGTGTCTTTGTCCTGGGCCAAAGGGTTTGATGTGAATCATTACATGGGGGTGGTGGCGGAAATTATCCGGCAGGCCGCGGATGTGGCCGGCGTATCCGCCCAAAAAGCCTGTTCCCTGTTTATTCTGGGTCTCAAGGACATGGCCGGGGTGTGCCCGCCCCGGTTCATTACCGCGTTGGTGACAGCGATCCGCAAACAGTATCCGGATCTGGTGCTTCATTATCACCGCCACTGCACGGACGGATTGTTTGTCCCGGCCGTGGGGGCCGCGGCCAAAGCCGGTGCCCATATCGTGGACACGGCCATCGGTGCGGCCGTGCGCTGGTACGGCCAGGGCGAGGTCTTGTCCACGGCTGCCTACATGGAAGAAGAGCTGGGGCTGAAAATCCGTCTGAACAAGGATATGATCCGTCACAGCAATTTTGTGCTCAAACAGATCATGCCCTGGTATGACCGGTACACGGCGCCTTTTTTCCAGGGCATCGATCATGACGTGATTCACCACGGCATGCCCGGCGGGGCCACCTCCTCTTCCCAGGAAGGGGCCATGAAACAGGGATACATCCATCTGCTGCCCCAGATGCTTAAATTTCTGGCCGGCACCCGGCAGATCATCAAATATCACGATGTCACACCCGGCTCCCAGATTACCTGGAACACCGCATTTCTGGCCGTGACCAGTGCGTATCAGCGGGGGGGTGAAGAAGAAGTCGATCATCTGCTGTGGATACTGGATGCCGTGATTTCCACGCCGGAAGATGAGATGGATGATACGTTGAAAGAAGAGCGGCAGGTGCTGTATAAAGACAGCAACGATGCCTTTAAAAACCTGCTGCTGGGGAAATTCGGGCGCCTGCCCCTGGGATTTCCCCCGGACTGGGTGTATGAAAGTGCGTTTGGAAAAAACAGTGCCAAGGCATTGTCTGACCGAACGGAATCCTCTCCCCTGGACGGGCTGCCATCCATAGATATTGAATCGGAAAAACAGGCCCTGGAAAAACAGATCAACCGCATCGCCACACCCGAAGAGCTGGTCATGTATCTCAACCACCCCGGAGACGCCTTGAAAACCATCCTGTTCCGTCAGGAATTCGGCAATCCCAACCGGGTGCCCCTGGATGTCTGGTTTGAAGGCCTGGTGCCGGGCCGGGAACTGTTTTTCACCGATACGGAAGGCAAACCCCATGCCATGAAAATTCTGGGCATTGAGTCCCCGGATGACAAAGGCATGGCTGTGGTGCGGTACACCCTGGATGCCGAGGTGTTCATCCACACGGTCAAGGTAGCGGATGCCGCGGGACCCGGGGCCGATACCATGCAGATGGCCGACCCGAACAACCCGTACCATGCGGCGGCCCCGTCCAACGGAGATCTGTGGATCATGTATGTCAAACCCGGGGATGTGGTCAAGGCCGGGGAAGAGCTGTTCAACATCACCATCATGAAACAGGAAAAAGCCGTGGTGTCCCCGGTGGAAGGCATTGTTGAAAGTGTTCTTAAAACCGCGGATTACAAATTCGACAAAAAAATGGTGCCTGTGAAAAAAGGAGAACTGCTGGTAAAGCTGGGGCCGGTGCCCCGAAAATGTGCGGCCTGTGATACACCCGTGGCGGACAAAGCGTACAAATTCTGCCCCCAGTGCGGTAAAAAAATCTGA